From Melanotaenia boesemani isolate fMelBoe1 chromosome 12, fMelBoe1.pri, whole genome shotgun sequence, a single genomic window includes:
- the LOC121650568 gene encoding olfactory receptor 11A1-like, whose product MDVNLNETNIILDGFVEVHRYRYLYFVIMFTVYIQILCFNSTIVLLIVFQRSLHEPMYIFIAAFLLNNIMFSAVVYPKLLIDILSERQIISSSACFFQNVIVYSLAVSEFLLLTAMSYDRYVSICKPLHYATIMRKRTVIILLVLTWILPAFYLSVFTFFIIYFNSEMCNFILRAIFCKSALNDLLCFHSPVLVIVTLLSIIIVVIFLVFLILFSYIRIIMIAYRSSKEFKRKAAQTCLPHLLVLICFKCLISFELITVLLESKVSKTVNLIMTLQTIIYQPLFNPIIYGLKMKEIYKHLTRLLCRTKSK is encoded by the coding sequence ATGGATGTCAATCTGAATGAAACAAATATCATTCTTGATGGCTTTGTTGAAGTGCATCGGTACAGATATCTTTATTTTGTGATCATGTTTACAGTTTATATCCAAATACTCTGCTTTAATTCCACTATTGTATTACTCATTGTGTTCCAGAGAAGCCTCCATGAGcctatgtatatttttattgcagCTTTTTTGCTGAACAACATAATGTTCAGTGCTGTTGTCTACCCAAAGCTTTTGATTGACATTTTATCTGAGAGGCAGATCATCTCTTCTTCAGCTTGTTTTTTCCAAAATGTCATTGTTTATTCTTTGGCTGTTTCAGAATTCTTACTTTTAACAGCCATGTCCTATGACAGGTATGTGTCCATATGTAAACCTCTGCATTATGCAACCATCATGAGAAAAAGGACTGTCATCATTCTCTTGGTTTTAACTTGGATTTTACCTGCTTTTTACCtcagtgtgtttacattttttatcatttacttTAATTCAGAAATGTGTAACTTCATTCTGAGGGCGATCTTTTGTAAAAGTGCACTTAATGatcttctttgttttcactCACCAGTCTTAGTTATAGTGACTTTATTATCAATAATCATTGTTGTaattttccttgtgtttttaatattattttcatatatCAGGATTATTATGATAGCATATAGAAGTAGTAAAGAATTCAAGAGAAAAGCTGCACAGACCTGCTTACCTCACTTGttagttttaatctgttttaaatgtttgatttcttttgaaCTCATTACAGTTTTACTGGAGTCTAAAGTTTCAAAGACTGTTAATTTGATAATGACTTTACAAACAATCATATATCAGCCACTATTTAATCCAATTATATATGGTcttaaaatgaaggaaatttATAAACACCTCACAAGGCTGTTGtgcagaacaaaaagcaaataa